From a single Budorcas taxicolor isolate Tak-1 chromosome X, Takin1.1, whole genome shotgun sequence genomic region:
- the ZNF275 gene encoding zinc finger protein 275, with translation MMDENAQSQEMASTSSPRASEPSPEVKQNRDSGGKGGSPQNLPVEHHFACKECGDTFRLKVLLVQHQRIHSEKKGWECGDCGQVFRGVAELNEHRKSHVAAEPQPGPSWVLNGAVEKREQMEKEAKPFECEECGKRFKKNAGLSQHLRVHSREKPFDCEECGRSFKVNTHLFRHQKLHTSEKPFACKTCSRDFLDRQELLKHQRIHTGHLPFDCDDCGKSFRGVNGLAEHQRIHSGAKPYVCPHCGKLFRRSSELTKHRRIHTGEKPYECSQCGKAFRQSSSLLEHQRIHTGERPYACGDCGKAFRGPSDLIKHRRIHSGLKPYECDKCGKAFRRSSGLSRHRRTHSGARRCECSECGRVFKRRSALQKHQPTHHE, from the coding sequence ATGATGGATGAAAATGCACAGTCACAGGAGATGGCTTCCACAAGCTCCCCAAGGGCCAGTGAGCCCAGCCCTGAGGTCAAACAGAACAGGGACTcaggggggaagggaggaagcCCCCAGAATTTGCCTGTAGAGCATCACTTTGCATGTAAAGAGTGTGGGGATACCTTTCGGCTTAAGGTCCTCCTGGTGCAGCACCAGCGAATTCACAGTGAGAAGAAGGGCTGGGAGTGCGGCGATTGTGGGCAGGTCTTTCGTGGGGTGGCTGAGTTAAATGAGCACAGGAAGAGCCATGTGGCTGCAGAGCCCCAGCCGGGCCCCAGCTGGGTCCTCAATGGGGCCGTGGAGAAGAGGGAGCAAATGGAAAAGGAGGCGAAACCCTTCGAGTGTGAAGAATGCGGGAAAAGGTTCAAGAAGAACGCGGGCCTCAGTCAGCATCTGCGCGTCCACAGCCGAGAGAAGCCCTTTGACTGTGAGGAATGCGGCCGCTCCTTCAAGGTCAATACCCACCTCTTCCGCCATCAGAAGCTGCACACTTCGGAGAAGCCCTTCGCCTGTAAGACATGTAGCAGGGATTTCCTGGATCGCCAGGAACTTCTTAAGCACCAGCGGATACACACCGGCCACCTGCCCTTCGACTGCGACGACTGCGGCAAGTCCTTCCGAGGAGTCAATGGCCTGGCCGAGCACCAGCGCATCCACAGTGGAGCGAAGCCCTACGTCTGCCCCCACTGTGGCAAGCTCTTCCGGAGGAGCTCAGAGCTGACCAAGCATCGGCGGATCCACACTGGCGAGAAGCCATACGAGTGCAGCCAGTGCGGCAAGGCCTTCAGGCAGAGCTCCAGCCTCCTAGAGCACCAGCGCATCCACACCGGGGAGCGGCCCTATGCCTGCGGCGACTGCGGCAAGGCCTTCCGGGGGCCTTCCGACCTGATCAAACACCGGCGCATCCACAGCGGACTGAAACCCTATGAATGCGACAAATGCGGGAAGGCCTTCCGCCGGAGCTCCGGCTTGAGTCGCCATCGGAGGACCCACAGTGGAGCAAGACGCTGCGAGTGCAGCGAGTGTGGCCGCGTGTTCAAGAGGCGGTCGGCGCTGCAGAAGCATCAGCCAACCCACCACGAGTAG